The following proteins are encoded in a genomic region of Drosophila willistoni isolate 14030-0811.24 chromosome 2L unlocalized genomic scaffold, UCI_dwil_1.1 Seg196, whole genome shotgun sequence:
- the LOC26530271 gene encoding uncharacterized protein LOC26530271 isoform X1, which produces MNCETQPQLIDRDFNDHLYNLIDIKQDEVTQSATKRILEFISNLILIKNVNLSPNIFEKLISVMMAVFDGNEAAASSMEHRQFVANVLAILQLQIRKFPNTDTNLLLNKLWSLCLNGDPLAGQIIFTFSDDFAHRDESSPEMQKVIQHLVQSKEKMDRYSLMRKLKEYFDSDYISALEHLEEQQMPNNLVSWLDKLKSTTVIFPWTRILYLKFFHSKNILVLNETMKYIANNLTISHLTDWNLIDEFLAASNRTIFAHYDGVFKNFVLSSGVELLVEPLVNVPWKWNNIPLWNWLRCLPREKQGQSPSISKEIFLKLAFKVQEMTGVLKLEDILRCVMDRFCVTIDELSLRDYLFFIETMYKNSIYEYCDHNSLLDKINNCDNFGAEIVFFNKINLDELFNSNPFCIRFGYPVVATLIEKLRTVPKAQHGMLPYYIMAWIKDWKKIRDFWATKYEVNISLILGGDLKQIQTHLLDKLMWQTEEEKSILLENSVDLFVLNQIKKWKDIKSFGYKPQELLQMGGKETFEHLGNLLEEVDERLEDANVLSTFVSLLEKFPTLAIADYIGKYASKHLTPAEQNSISLKIITNHIRSNRNVVIGILKSKVKFSINEILEELILHLEITENAWIFESLTTFCDMVFLVSKNPNKIICELLQLNNELSKSHPRYLANSKEHRLKFCIAFVLLDSQKYLNRAVLFSLNSPPHEQMVSECLDLLWTALLSPHEQLNITCLYEMIVTQYLYDTNPQILIERLQFIATLQQNQQMSLLSVTHFLLIKIYGKWIGNIDKFLQCLVPLKEAENLEVRQFTTLIIQKLFTRYPSLRNAPLDESIQKILKDQIADESVLPHVKVRLLLYKFFGKRWSIHSLLFVFNMKNGTVIYPNKGMEEELHEFRSALKSTSIDPGGVPPVNEDMPSNKPTSHTYPKSNLTCQNTSAATEPGVVPLVRGTSSSQSDGELIVLSTRNHNEASLDDLMETCNAFGVRTLVLNKLTNLGIRTAGELTICLKDPESLHEYLREKKMKNYKIVGIENMERSHKLASSQKTILVLGEDQQGTADNLKDLLDFTIVLPLADVKNLQNMAIFFCSQPGPEMC; this is translated from the exons atgaattgtGAAACTCAACCTCAATTGATTGATAGGGATTTTAATGATCACCTATACAATTTAATTGATATAAAACAGGATGAAGTTACGCAATCGGCCACAAAACGAATTCTGGAATTTATCTCTAACCTGATCCTGATTAAAAATGTGAACTTGTCTccaaatatatttgaaaagcTAATCTCAGTCATGATGGCTGTCTTTGATGGAAATGAAGCTGCTGCTTCCTCTATGGAACATCGTCAGTTTGTCGCTAATGTGTTGGCCATTCTTCAGCTTCAAATAAGGAAATTCCCAAATACTGATACCAATCTTTTGCTGAATAAGTTGTGGTCACTCTGTCTGAATGGCGATCCTCTCGCTGGACAGATAATCTTCACGTTTTCTGATGATTTCGCTCACCGAGATGAAAGTTCGCCAGAAATGCAGAAAGTGATTCAACACTTAGTCCAATCAAAGGAGAAGATGGATCGTTACTCTCTTATGCGAAAATTGAAGGAGTATTTCGATTCCGATTACATTTCTGCATTGGAACATTTGGAGGAGCAACAGATGCCCAATAACTTAGTCAGTTGGTTGGACAAGCTGAAATCCACGACCGTCATTTTCCCATGGACGCGTATTTTATACCTCAAATTCTTCCATTCTAAGAATATATTGGTTCTTAATGaaacaatgaaatatataGCCAACAATTTGACAATATCTCATTTGACTGATTGGAATTTGATAGATGAGTTTCTAGCAGCATCCAATCGAACGATTTTCGCTCATTATGATGGAGTCTTCAAAAACTTCGTATTATCAAGTGGAGTTGAATTGCTTGTTGAACCCCTGGTAAACGTTCCATGGAAATGGAACAATATTCCACTATGGAATTGGCTCAGATGTCTACCGAGAGAGAAGCAAGGACAATCGCCAAGCATTAGTAAGGAAATATTCCTTAAACTCGCTTTTAAAGTCCAAGAAATGACAGGCGTACTTAAGCTAGAAGACATTTTACGATGCGTTATGGATCGATTTTGC GTTACAATTGACGAATTGTCCTTAAGGGATTACTTGTTCTTTATTGAGACGATGTACAAAAACTCGATATATGAATATTGCGATCATAATAGTTTGTtggacaaaataaataattgtgacAATTTTGGAGCGGAAATCGTTTTCTTCAACAAAATTAACTTGGATGAATTATTCAATTCGAATCCATTCTGTATACGGTTCGGATATCCTGTAGTTGCTACTCTAATTGAAAAACTAAGAACAGTACCAAAAGCTCAACATGGAATGTTACCTTATTACATAATGGCTTGGATCAAGGACTGGAAAAAGATTAGGGACTTTTGGGCCACCAAGTACGAAGTGAACATTTCTTTAATTCTAGGCGGAGATCTGAAGCAAATACAAACTCATTTGCTCGATAAGCTCATGTGGCAAACTGAAGAGGAGAAATCCATTTTGCTGGAAAATTCTGTAGACttgtttgttttaaatcaGATAAAAAAGTGGAAGGACATAAAATCTTTTGGCTACAAACCACAGGAACTACTTCAAATGGGAGGAAAGGAAACATTTGAACACTTAGGAAATCTTTTGGAAGAAGTTGATGAACGATTGGAGGACGCGAATGTGTTATCgacttttgtgtctttactgGAAAAGTTTCCAACTCTTGCCAT AGCTGACTATATTGGAAAATATGCATCCAAACATTTGACACCTGCAGAACAAAATAGCATTTCCTTAAAGATTATTACGAATCATATTCGTAGCAATAGAAATGTTGTTATTGgaatattaaaatcaaaagtaaaattttctaTCAATGAAATCCTAGAGGAACTTATCCTTCATTTAGAAATAACTGAAAATGCATG GATTTTTGAATCTCTAACTACTTTTTGTGACATGGTGTTTTTGGTTAGCAAGAATCCAAACAAAATCATTTGTGAATTGTTGCAGCTTAACAATGAACTGTCTAAGAGCCATCCACGTTATCTAGCCAACTCCAAGGAGCACAGacttaaattttgcattgccTTTGTTTTGCTTGACTCACAGAAGTATCTAAATAGAGCAGTGTTATTCTCATTAAATTCACCGCCACATGAACAAATGGTATCTGAATGCTTAGATTTGTTATGGACAGCATTACTTTCACCCCATGAGCAGTTAAATATTACATGCCTTTATGAAATGATAGTGACACAATATTTATATGACACAAATCCACAAATCCTTATTGAGCGCTTGCAGTTTATAGCTACTCTACAGCAAAATCAACAAATGTCCTTACTTTCCGTTAcacattttttattaattaaaatttatggaAAATGGATCGGCAACATTGATAAATTCTTACAATGCTTGGTGCCTCTTAAGGAAGCAGAAAACTTAGAAGTTCGTCAATTCACAACActaattatacaaaaattgtttacacGATATCCAAGTTTGCG aaatGCGCCTTTAGATGAATCTATACAGAAAATTTTAAAGGATCAAATAGCAGATGAATCGGTTTTACCTCATGTGAAAGTTCGTCTCCtgttatataaattttttggaaAACGCTGGTCAATACATAgccttttgtttgtttttaacatGAAAAATGGTACAGTAATTTATCCAAATAAAGGTATGGAAGAAGAACTGCATGAATTCCGAAGCGCTTTGAAGTCCACATCCATCGATCCTGGTGGAGTTCCACCAGTGAATGAAGATATGCCAAGCAACAAACCAACTAGCCATACATATCCCAAGTCCAATCTAACCTGCCAAAATACATCGGCTGCAACCGAGCCAGGAGTTGTTCCTTTAGTCCGTGGAACAAGTTCATCTCAATCTGATGGCGAACTAATTGTATTATCCACTCGCAATCATAATGAAGCCAGCTTAGATGACTTGATGGAGACCTGCAATGCGTTTGGCGTTCGAACTTTGGTATTGAACAAGTTGACAAATTTAGG AATCAGAACTGCAGGTGAACTAACAATATGCCTAAAAGACCCTGAGTCGTTGCATGAATATTTGCgtgagaaaaaaatgaaaaattataaaattgttggCATAGAAAATATGGAAAGATCACATAAATTGGCTTCATCTCAGAAGACAATTTTGGTTCTTGG TGAGGATCAACAAGGCACAGCGGACAATTTGAAGGACTTGTTAGATTT
- the LOC26530271 gene encoding uncharacterized protein LOC26530271 isoform X2, giving the protein MNCETQPQLIDRDFNDHLYNLIDIKQDEVTQSATKRILEFISNLILIKNVNLSPNIFEKLISVMMAVFDGNEAAASSMEHRQFVANVLAILQLQIRKFPNTDTNLLLNKLWSLCLNGDPLAGQIIFTFSDDFAHRDESSPEMQKVIQHLVQSKEKMDRYSLMRKLKEYFDSDYISALEHLEEQQMPNNLVSWLDKLKSTTVIFPWTRILYLKFFHSKNILVLNETMKYIANNLTISHLTDWNLIDEFLAASNRTIFAHYDGVFKNFVLSSGVELLVEPLVNVPWKWNNIPLWNWLRCLPREKQGQSPSISKEIFLKLAFKVQEMTGVLKLEDILRCVMDRFCVTIDELSLRDYLFFIETMYKNSIYEYCDHNSLLDKINNCDNFGAEIVFFNKINLDELFNSNPFCIRFGYPVVATLIEKLRTVPKAQHGMLPYYIMAWIKDWKKIRDFWATKYEVNISLILGGDLKQIQTHLLDKLMWQTEEEKSILLENSVDLFVLNQIKKWKDIKSFGYKPQELLQMGGKETFEHLGNLLEEVDERLEDANVLSTFVSLLEKFPTLAIAFQN; this is encoded by the exons atgaattgtGAAACTCAACCTCAATTGATTGATAGGGATTTTAATGATCACCTATACAATTTAATTGATATAAAACAGGATGAAGTTACGCAATCGGCCACAAAACGAATTCTGGAATTTATCTCTAACCTGATCCTGATTAAAAATGTGAACTTGTCTccaaatatatttgaaaagcTAATCTCAGTCATGATGGCTGTCTTTGATGGAAATGAAGCTGCTGCTTCCTCTATGGAACATCGTCAGTTTGTCGCTAATGTGTTGGCCATTCTTCAGCTTCAAATAAGGAAATTCCCAAATACTGATACCAATCTTTTGCTGAATAAGTTGTGGTCACTCTGTCTGAATGGCGATCCTCTCGCTGGACAGATAATCTTCACGTTTTCTGATGATTTCGCTCACCGAGATGAAAGTTCGCCAGAAATGCAGAAAGTGATTCAACACTTAGTCCAATCAAAGGAGAAGATGGATCGTTACTCTCTTATGCGAAAATTGAAGGAGTATTTCGATTCCGATTACATTTCTGCATTGGAACATTTGGAGGAGCAACAGATGCCCAATAACTTAGTCAGTTGGTTGGACAAGCTGAAATCCACGACCGTCATTTTCCCATGGACGCGTATTTTATACCTCAAATTCTTCCATTCTAAGAATATATTGGTTCTTAATGaaacaatgaaatatataGCCAACAATTTGACAATATCTCATTTGACTGATTGGAATTTGATAGATGAGTTTCTAGCAGCATCCAATCGAACGATTTTCGCTCATTATGATGGAGTCTTCAAAAACTTCGTATTATCAAGTGGAGTTGAATTGCTTGTTGAACCCCTGGTAAACGTTCCATGGAAATGGAACAATATTCCACTATGGAATTGGCTCAGATGTCTACCGAGAGAGAAGCAAGGACAATCGCCAAGCATTAGTAAGGAAATATTCCTTAAACTCGCTTTTAAAGTCCAAGAAATGACAGGCGTACTTAAGCTAGAAGACATTTTACGATGCGTTATGGATCGATTTTGC GTTACAATTGACGAATTGTCCTTAAGGGATTACTTGTTCTTTATTGAGACGATGTACAAAAACTCGATATATGAATATTGCGATCATAATAGTTTGTtggacaaaataaataattgtgacAATTTTGGAGCGGAAATCGTTTTCTTCAACAAAATTAACTTGGATGAATTATTCAATTCGAATCCATTCTGTATACGGTTCGGATATCCTGTAGTTGCTACTCTAATTGAAAAACTAAGAACAGTACCAAAAGCTCAACATGGAATGTTACCTTATTACATAATGGCTTGGATCAAGGACTGGAAAAAGATTAGGGACTTTTGGGCCACCAAGTACGAAGTGAACATTTCTTTAATTCTAGGCGGAGATCTGAAGCAAATACAAACTCATTTGCTCGATAAGCTCATGTGGCAAACTGAAGAGGAGAAATCCATTTTGCTGGAAAATTCTGTAGACttgtttgttttaaatcaGATAAAAAAGTGGAAGGACATAAAATCTTTTGGCTACAAACCACAGGAACTACTTCAAATGGGAGGAAAGGAAACATTTGAACACTTAGGAAATCTTTTGGAAGAAGTTGATGAACGATTGGAGGACGCGAATGTGTTATCgacttttgtgtctttactgGAAAAGTTTCCAACTCTTGCCAT AGCATTCCAAAACTAA